Within Nocardia terpenica, the genomic segment ATGGCCGCGGCCGTGCGCTTGCGCACCCCGCCGATCGGCGTCCGGGTCTCCCGCTCGGTGGGCCGCGGTCGGATGACGCCGCCGTCCGGGCGCATGACCGGCACCGGCGGCGGGGTCTGCCGCGGCGCCTCGTCGTCCTCGCTGTCGGGGCGAATCCGGTTGGGCGGCTGGGACACCGGGACGGCGTGCCGCACGTCGTCGACGGTCACCGCGCCGCCCGGCCCGGAACCGGCGACGTAGGCGATATTGATGCCCAGCTCGCGGGCGAGCTTGCGGGCCGCCGGGGTGGCCGGTGGCCGGGCCGGGATGGTCGGATAGGCCGGTGTGCTCGACGAATCGTTCTGCGGCTCATCGTCTTTCGGGACGGCGCGGATGCGGCGCGAGGTCGGCTCACGATCGGGCCCGTACCCGACGAGCACCGACCGGCGCTCGGTGGTTTCCGTGCCGTCGTCCTCGGATTGCGGTGCGGCCGTGACGGATTGCGCGGGCTCGGGGTGCCCCGCGGCGGCGGTGGTCTGCACCCGGATGAGCGGCGCGCCCACCAGCACCGTGTCCCCCGGCTGGGCCAGCAGCTCGATCACCCGTCCGGCGAACGGGCACGGCAGCGCGACCTGCGCCTTGGCCGTCTCCACCTCGGCGATGGTCTGATTCAGTTCGACGGTGTCGCCGACGGCCACCTCCCACGAGACGAGTTCGGCATCGGTCAGGCCCTCGCCGAGATCGGGGAGCCGGAACTCCAGCACCTGCTTGTCGTTGTCCACAACCTGGTCTTCCACGAGCACCTCTGTCTGCAGCTGACGGTCAGGCGGCGAGCGTTCGATCGACCGCGTCGAGGATGCGGTCCGGGTCGGGCAGGTGGTGCCGTTCGAGCTTAGCCGGGGGATAGGGAATGTCGAAGCCCCCGACGCGCAGGACCGGGGCCTCGAGGTGGTAGAAGCAGCGCTCGGTGATGCGGGCGGCGATCTCGGCGCCCAGCCCGGCGAAGACCGGCGCCTCGTGGGCCACGATCAGCCGACCGGTGCGGCGCACCGACTCCTCGATGGTGTCGAAGTCGATCGGCGACAGGCTGCGCAGATCGATGACCTCCAGCGAATGTCCTTCGCCCGCGGCGATTTCCGCCGCCGTGAGCGCGGTGCGGACCACGCCGCCGTAGGCCACCACGGTGGCGTCCTCGCCCGGTCGGCGGACCCGGGCGCGGTGCAGCGGGAACGGATCATCGTCCAGCGCATCGAAATCGACGTCGGCCTTGTCCCAGTAGCGGCGCTTGGGCTCGAAGAAGATGACCGGGTCGTCGAGCGCGATCGCCTGCCGGAGCATGAGATACGCGTCCTCCGGCGTGCTCGGCGAGACCAGCCGCAGCCCCGCGGTGTGCGCGAAATACGCCTCCGGCGATTCGGAATGATGTTCCACCGAGCCGATGCCGCCGCCGAACGGGATGCGAATCGTGATGGGCGCGACCACCTTTCCCTGCGTGCGGTAGTGGATCTTGGCGACCTGCGACACGATCTGATCGAACGCCGGATAGACGAACCCGTCGAACTGGATCTCGCAGACCGGCCGGTAACCGCGCAGCGCCATGCCGAGAGCCGTTCCGACGATGCCGGATTCGGCCAGCGGGGTGTCCACGACCCGGTTGTCGCCGAAGTCCTTCTGCAGGGTGTCGGTGACGCGGAAGACGCCGCCGAGGCGGCCGATGTCCTCGCCCATCAGCAGGACCCGCGGATCGTCGTCCAGGGCGCGCCGCAGACCGGTATTGATCGCGCCCGCGAAGGTGGTGATCATGCCCGGACTCCTTCCAGGTAGGCCGCGTACTCCCGGCGCTCCGCCTCGATCAGGGGGTGCGGCGCGGCGTAGACGTGGTCGAACAGTTGCATCGGGTCCGGGTCGGGCATGGCGATGGTGGCGCTGCGCAGCGCGCCGCCCACCTCGTCGGAGCGGGCCGCAACCCGCCGCTCGAAATCGCCGTCCCACAGGTCTTCCCGCTCCAGCAGCCGCCGCATCCGCTCGAGGGGATCGCGGCGCTGCCACATCTCGAGCTCGGCGGCCGAGCGGTAGCGGGTGGGGTCGTCGGCGGTGGTGTGCGGGCCCATCCGGTAGGTGATGGCCTCGATGAACGACGGTCCGCCGCCCGAGCGGGCCCGGGCCACCGCCTGCCGGGTGACCGCCAGCACCGCGAGCGCGTCGTTGCCGTCGACCTGCACGCCCGGGATGCCGTACCCGTAGGCCCGGCGGGCGATAGGGGTTGCGCTCTGCACCCGCACCGGTTCGCTGATGGCCCAGTGGTTGTTCTGGCAGAAGAACACCACCGGCGCGCTCCAGGACGCCGCGAAGCCGAGCGCCTCGGCGATATCGCCCTGGCTGGTCGCGCCGTCGCCGAAGTAGGTGATGACCGCGATCTCCGCGCCGTCGAGATGGGCGGCGTAGGCATAGCCGGTGGCGTGCAGGCCCTGCGTGCCGACCACGATGGCCGGGTTGGTCATGTTGATATCGGCCGGGTCCCAGCACGAGTGCGCCACGCCGCGCCACAGCCGGGTGATGAGCCCGGGGTCGACGCCACGGCAGTACGCCACGGCGGCCTCGCGGTAACTGCAGAACACGTAGTCGTCCGGGTGCAGAGCGTGCGCCGAGCCGATCTGCGCCGCCTCCTGCCCGAGCAGGGGCGGCCACAGGCCCAGTTGGCCCTGGCGTTGCAGGGCGGTCGCCTCCACGTCGATGCGGCGGGCTACCACCATGTCTTCGTACAGTTTTCGCAGCCGGTCGGGTCCGACATCGGATATCAGCGCCGCGTGCTCGCGATCGAATACGCGGCGGCCGTCGGGTTGGACCAACTGCACCGGGTAGGTGGTTTCGTCGGCCATCACCATCGCCTCCTGGGCGTCGCTTCGCGGGGTCTCCGTTCGTCGCGACGAGTTATTGTGCTGTAACTCACAGCATCCACGGCTGGGCGACTTGCGCAAGTATTGACACGCCAACTGCGCAGAATGCGCGTTCTGATCGGTGTGTTTGCTGTCATACTGCGTTACATGTCCAGTGGAGAACCCGTCGGTGCCGCAGTAGACGCGACGGATGCGCGCCTGTTACTGGAACTGGTCGCCAATCCCCGTGCCACCGGTGTAGAACTGGCCACCCGGCTGGGGCTGTCCCGCAATACCGTCCAGGCCCGGCTGGCCCGCTGGGAGGCGGGCGGCGTGCTCGGCAGCTTCGAACGCCGCGTCGATCCCCGCGCCCTCGGCTACCCGCTCGCGGCGTTCGTCGCGGTGGTGGTCGACCAGCACAAGCTCGACTCGGTCGTGGACGAGCTGGCCGAGGTGCCCGAGGTGACCGAGGTGTGCGGCATGACCGGCTCGACCGACCTGACCGTGCGGGTGGTCGCCCGCGACGCCGACGACCTGTACCGCATCGCGGGCCGCATCCTGAAGATTCCGGGCGTGGAGCGCACGAACATGGCCCTGGTGATGCGGCAGCTGGTCGGCCCCCGCACCGCCCCGCTGCTCAAACGCCTGGCCGGTCTGAACGGCACCCGCCCGGAATCCTCCCGCTACGACCGTCCCCGCATCGCGCCTTCGGCTCGCCCGCGCTGAGGGAGGTCCCGGCCAAAAGCATGCCGGGACCAACGGGGAGAGCATGCCGGGACCATTGGGGAGAGCGTGCCGGGACCAACGGGGAGAGCATGCCGGGACCATTGGGGAGAGCGTGCCGGGACCATCGGGGGCACCGGGACCGTCGAGTGGATGAAATTCAGTCCAGTTTCTGGGAATTGGCCGGTGACTGGACTGGCTGGGTTCGCGAGGATAGCGCGATGACCGCTACCGCCGAGTCCGAGAAATCGACGATCGCCCCGGAGGTCGGGCTCGCCCAGCCGATCGGGGCCGGGGTCGTCGCGGCGTTGGTCGGGTTCACGAGTTCGTTCGCGGTCGTGCTCGCGGGGCTCGGCAAGGTGGGTGCCACACCGGCGCAGGCGGCCTCGGGATTGCTGGCGGTGTGCCTCACCCTGGGGCTGGGGACCGTGCTGCTGAGCTACCGGTATCGGATGCCGATCACGCTGGCGTGGTCGACGCCGGGCGCGGCGCTGCTGGCGGGGACCGGCGCGCTCACCGGCGGCTGGCCCGCGGCGGTGGGGGCGTTCGCGGTGACCGGCGGGCTGATCGTGCTCACCGGATTCTGGCAGCGGCTGGGGCGGTTGATCGCCGCGATTCCGGTCGAGATCGCGCAGGCCATGCTGGCGGGGGTGCTGGTGCCGCTGTGCCTGGCGCCCGCGCACGCGGTCACCACCAGTCCGGCGGTGGTGGTGCCGGTGCTGGTGGTGTGGCTGGCGCTGCAGCGGTTCGCACCGCGCTGGTCGATCCTGGCGGCCTTCGCGACCGCGGCGATCGGCGCGGGGATCGACATCGCGGTCACGCATCGGCGGGTGGACGCGGCGGCCATGCTGCCCCGCGTGGAACTGACGGTGCCGCACTGGAGTTGGCAGGCGCTGATCGGCATCGCGGTGCCGCTGTACATCGTCACGATGGCGGCGCAGAACATTCCGGGCACGGCGGTGATGAGCTCGTTCGGCTATCGGGTGCCGTGGCGGGCGGCGATGGTCACCACCGGGCTGGGCACCGTGATCGGCGCCCCGGCGGGCGGTCACGCCATCAATCTGGCGGCGATCAGCGCCGCGCTGTCGGCCGCCCC encodes:
- a CDS encoding alpha-ketoacid dehydrogenase subunit beta — its product is MITTFAGAINTGLRRALDDDPRVLLMGEDIGRLGGVFRVTDTLQKDFGDNRVVDTPLAESGIVGTALGMALRGYRPVCEIQFDGFVYPAFDQIVSQVAKIHYRTQGKVVAPITIRIPFGGGIGSVEHHSESPEAYFAHTAGLRLVSPSTPEDAYLMLRQAIALDDPVIFFEPKRRYWDKADVDFDALDDDPFPLHRARVRRPGEDATVVAYGGVVRTALTAAEIAAGEGHSLEVIDLRSLSPIDFDTIEESVRRTGRLIVAHEAPVFAGLGAEIAARITERCFYHLEAPVLRVGGFDIPYPPAKLERHHLPDPDRILDAVDRTLAA
- the pdhA gene encoding pyruvate dehydrogenase (acetyl-transferring) E1 component subunit alpha, which codes for MADETTYPVQLVQPDGRRVFDREHAALISDVGPDRLRKLYEDMVVARRIDVEATALQRQGQLGLWPPLLGQEAAQIGSAHALHPDDYVFCSYREAAVAYCRGVDPGLITRLWRGVAHSCWDPADINMTNPAIVVGTQGLHATGYAYAAHLDGAEIAVITYFGDGATSQGDIAEALGFAASWSAPVVFFCQNNHWAISEPVRVQSATPIARRAYGYGIPGVQVDGNDALAVLAVTRQAVARARSGGGPSFIEAITYRMGPHTTADDPTRYRSAAELEMWQRRDPLERMRRLLEREDLWDGDFERRVAARSDEVGGALRSATIAMPDPDPMQLFDHVYAAPHPLIEAERREYAAYLEGVRA
- a CDS encoding benzoate/H(+) symporter BenE family transporter, with the protein product MTATAESEKSTIAPEVGLAQPIGAGVVAALVGFTSSFAVVLAGLGKVGATPAQAASGLLAVCLTLGLGTVLLSYRYRMPITLAWSTPGAALLAGTGALTGGWPAAVGAFAVTGGLIVLTGFWQRLGRLIAAIPVEIAQAMLAGVLVPLCLAPAHAVTTSPAVVVPVLVVWLALQRFAPRWSILAAFATAAIGAGIDIAVTHRRVDAAAMLPRVELTVPHWSWQALIGIAVPLYIVTMAAQNIPGTAVMSSFGYRVPWRAAMVTTGLGTVIGAPAGGHAINLAAISAALSAAPAAHPEPRRRWVAAFTVGGAYLLLALASGALVTLVAAAPQGVLETVAGLALIATLAAALTAALGPAEHRLAGAVTFLVSASGIAIAGVGAAFWALVAGLLVRSISKPA
- a CDS encoding dihydrolipoamide acetyltransferase family protein; translated protein: MEDQVVDNDKQVLEFRLPDLGEGLTDAELVSWEVAVGDTVELNQTIAEVETAKAQVALPCPFAGRVIELLAQPGDTVLVGAPLIRVQTTAAAGHPEPAQSVTAAPQSEDDGTETTERRSVLVGYGPDREPTSRRIRAVPKDDEPQNDSSSTPAYPTIPARPPATPAARKLARELGINIAYVAGSGPGGAVTVDDVRHAVPVSQPPNRIRPDSEDDEAPRQTPPPVPVMRPDGGVIRPRPTERETRTPIGGVRKRTAAAMVASARGIPQASTFVTTDFTASMELLDHLRSTDTFAGLTLTPLALVAKATLVALAEFADLNSFWDDERREIVTKHYVNLGIAVATDRGLLVPNIKEAQSLSLRDLCREIVWLADVARAGTATPADLRGGTFTISNVGVFGVDTGVPLVNPGEGAILCLGSIRKRPWVYRDELAVRWVTTLGISFDHRMIDGELGARFLSTIAALLEDPLTLLGRV
- a CDS encoding Lrp/AsnC family transcriptional regulator; protein product: MSSGEPVGAAVDATDARLLLELVANPRATGVELATRLGLSRNTVQARLARWEAGGVLGSFERRVDPRALGYPLAAFVAVVVDQHKLDSVVDELAEVPEVTEVCGMTGSTDLTVRVVARDADDLYRIAGRILKIPGVERTNMALVMRQLVGPRTAPLLKRLAGLNGTRPESSRYDRPRIAPSARPR